The following proteins are co-located in the Fusobacteria bacterium ZRK30 genome:
- a CDS encoding KH domain-containing protein, which yields MNLTYQIKAKSKDEAIIKAVKDHNIDKNKIVEVIEISKATSFFGFFKKDGEYEIQMEKTVEIVETKIEDIVVERANELLNNMGLVLDVDILEARDHYVLINLSGEDNGIIIGKKGKTLNSFEYLLNSLCKSVKVEVDVEGFKAKRAETLRDLARKMAEKALNTDKIVKLNPMPPRERKIIHEIVNKYKELDTFSEGRDPKRYIVIKRKRMG from the coding sequence ATGAACTTAACTTATCAAATTAAAGCTAAATCAAAAGACGAAGCTATAATCAAAGCTGTAAAAGACCATAATATTGATAAGAATAAAATCGTAGAAGTTATTGAAATATCAAAAGCAACTTCATTTTTTGGTTTTTTTAAAAAAGATGGAGAATACGAGATTCAAATGGAAAAAACAGTTGAGATAGTAGAGACTAAAATAGAAGATATAGTAGTAGAAAGAGCCAATGAATTATTAAATAATATGGGACTAGTTTTAGATGTAGATATTCTAGAAGCTAGAGACCATTATGTTTTAATCAATCTATCTGGTGAAGACAATGGAATAATCATAGGAAAAAAAGGTAAAACTTTAAATAGTTTTGAATACCTTTTAAATTCTTTATGCAAAAGTGTAAAAGTAGAAGTGGATGTAGAAGGATTTAAAGCTAAAAGAGCAGAAACTCTTAGAGATTTAGCTAGAAAAATGGCTGAAAAAGCATTAAATACTGATAAAATAGTAAAGTTAAATCCAATGCCACCAAGAGAAAGAAAGATAATTCATGAGATAGTGAACAAATATAAGGAGCTTGATACTTTCAGTGAAGGAAGAGATCCTAAGAGATATATTGTAATTAAAAGAAAAAGAATGGGGTAA
- the mnmE gene encoding tRNA uridine-5-carboxymethylaminomethyl(34) synthesis GTPase MnmE produces the protein MFDTIAAISTPRGEGGIGIVRMSGGDSINILSKIFRPISNKKVEELKNFTINYGHLYSGEKLVDEVMVSIMKGPKTYTKEDIVEINCHGGYLMTEKVLELVLSSGARIAEQGEFTRRAFMNGRLDLTQAEAIIDLIHGKTEKSLSLSLDQLRGDLKDQILHLKKLLLDVVAHINVVLDYPEEGIDDPLPEGLVDNLKEVLETSDKLSASYTQGKMIKEGVKTAIVGKPNVGKSSLLNSLLKEERAIVTHIPGTTRDVIEEIVNIKGIPLILADTAGIRNTDDIIESIGVEKSEKLLNDSDLILFVVDGSRELSEEDLRVHNSIHAEKVVGILNKIDMEQKIDLSKLDKVGRWIEISAKENIGITNMEEEIYSYIVSGKVEDSSQTLVITNIRHRSALVKTKEAIENIFETINMGLPMDLIAVDLKEALDALSEVTGEISSEDVLDHIFSNFCVGK, from the coding sequence ATGTTTGATACAATAGCGGCAATATCTACTCCTAGAGGAGAAGGTGGAATAGGAATTGTCAGAATGTCTGGAGGAGACTCTATAAACATTCTTTCGAAAATATTTAGACCGATATCTAACAAAAAAGTAGAAGAATTAAAGAATTTTACTATTAATTATGGACATCTGTATTCAGGTGAAAAATTAGTAGATGAAGTAATGGTCAGTATAATGAAGGGTCCCAAAACTTATACTAAGGAAGATATAGTAGAGATAAACTGCCACGGTGGATATCTTATGACTGAAAAAGTATTGGAGTTAGTTTTGTCTAGTGGAGCTAGAATTGCTGAGCAGGGTGAATTTACAAGAAGAGCTTTTATGAATGGAAGATTAGATCTTACCCAGGCAGAAGCTATAATTGATTTAATCCATGGTAAAACAGAAAAAAGTTTGTCTCTTTCATTGGATCAATTAAGAGGAGATTTAAAAGACCAGATATTACATCTAAAGAAACTACTTCTAGATGTAGTTGCCCATATAAATGTGGTTTTAGATTATCCTGAAGAGGGAATCGACGATCCGTTACCAGAAGGTTTAGTAGATAATTTAAAGGAAGTTTTAGAAACTTCGGATAAATTATCAGCCTCTTATACCCAGGGAAAGATGATTAAAGAGGGAGTAAAAACAGCAATAGTTGGAAAACCTAATGTAGGAAAATCCAGTTTGTTAAACTCTTTATTAAAAGAAGAAAGAGCAATAGTAACTCATATTCCAGGAACAACAAGGGATGTAATAGAGGAAATTGTCAATATAAAGGGAATACCACTTATCCTGGCTGATACAGCAGGAATCAGAAATACAGATGATATTATCGAAAGTATTGGAGTGGAGAAATCTGAAAAGTTATTAAATGATTCAGATTTAATCTTGTTTGTTGTAGATGGCTCTAGAGAACTCAGTGAAGAGGATCTTAGAGTACACAACAGTATTCATGCAGAAAAAGTTGTAGGGATATTAAATAAGATAGATATGGAACAAAAAATAGACTTATCTAAATTAGATAAAGTAGGTAGATGGATTGAAATTTCAGCGAAAGAAAATATTGGTATAACTAATATGGAAGAAGAAATATATTCTTATATTGTATCAGGTAAGGTTGAAGATTCATCGCAAACTTTAGTTATAACTAATATCAGACACAGATCTGCTCTAGTTAAAACAAAAGAAGCTATAGAAAATATATTTGAAACAATAAATATGGGATTACCAATGGATCTAATAGCTGTAGATTTAAAAGAAGCTTTAGATGCGCTATCAGAAGTGACTGGAGAGATATCATCGGAAGATGTTTTAGATCATATATTTAGTAATTTTTGTGTAGGAAAATAA
- the mnmG gene encoding tRNA uridine-5-carboxymethylaminomethyl(34) synthesis enzyme MnmG — MNYDVIVVGGGHAGCEAALASARSGLKTALFTIYLDTIAMMSCNPSIGGPGKSHIVAEVDILGGEIGKHTDKYNLQLKHLNTSKGPAARITRGQADKYWYRVKMKEMIENTPNLDSIQGTVEDIIIEDGQIKGVISDLGIEYGASSVILATGTFLKGRIVIGDVKYPAGRIGEKSAEKLSDALVKSGIILDRYQTATPPRVDMRTVDFSKMKEMHGEDHPKYFSLFTKKEKNNNAPTWLTYTTPETVKVAQDLLEYSPIVSGIIETHGPRHCPSLDRKVLNFPEKTNHQIFLELESKETNELYVNGLTTAMPPFAQEKMMRTIAGLENAKIMRYGYAVEYDYAPSYQLYPSLESKKIKNLYFAGQINGTSGYEEAAAQGFLAGVNASRKVLGKEPVIIDRTEGYLGVLVDDIIHKKTPEPYRVLPSRAEYRLTLRFDNAFMRLIDKAKEIGIVSEDKIKFLEDARETVRYEVERINQISISMKQANEVLESVDAKDRFGKGVKLSELLKQKEVTYDSLGLIIDVKELPTFVKNQIETIVKYNAFIEREKTQIEKFRKLESMKIPEGFKFETIAGLSNIARDGLEQIKPLSIGEATRISGVTGNDIAILITNLENMK; from the coding sequence ATGAATTATGATGTAATCGTTGTAGGTGGAGGACATGCTGGATGTGAAGCTGCACTAGCTTCAGCAAGATCAGGATTAAAAACAGCTCTATTTACAATATATTTAGATACTATAGCTATGATGTCGTGCAATCCTTCTATAGGAGGACCAGGAAAAAGTCATATAGTTGCAGAAGTAGATATATTAGGTGGAGAGATTGGGAAACATACCGATAAATATAATTTACAGTTAAAACACTTAAATACCAGTAAGGGACCTGCAGCCAGGATTACTCGTGGACAAGCGGATAAATATTGGTATAGGGTAAAAATGAAAGAGATGATAGAAAATACTCCTAACTTAGATAGTATTCAAGGTACAGTAGAGGACATTATTATTGAGGATGGACAAATAAAAGGTGTTATCTCCGACCTGGGAATTGAATATGGAGCAAGTTCGGTAATATTAGCTACCGGAACTTTCTTAAAGGGACGAATAGTTATTGGAGATGTAAAGTATCCTGCAGGTAGGATAGGCGAGAAGTCTGCTGAAAAATTATCAGATGCATTGGTTAAAAGCGGAATAATACTGGATAGGTATCAAACTGCTACTCCTCCAAGGGTGGATATGAGAACTGTGGATTTCAGTAAGATGAAGGAGATGCATGGAGAAGATCATCCAAAATATTTTTCATTGTTTACTAAGAAGGAAAAAAATAATAATGCACCTACATGGCTGACATACACAACTCCTGAAACTGTAAAAGTAGCTCAAGACTTGTTGGAGTATTCACCAATAGTAAGTGGGATAATAGAAACTCATGGGCCGAGACACTGCCCGTCACTGGATAGAAAAGTTTTAAACTTTCCTGAGAAAACAAATCATCAAATTTTCTTGGAATTGGAATCAAAAGAAACAAATGAACTTTATGTAAATGGTTTGACAACAGCTATGCCCCCATTTGCTCAAGAAAAAATGATGAGAACTATAGCAGGATTAGAAAATGCTAAAATAATGAGGTATGGTTATGCAGTAGAATATGACTATGCACCATCTTATCAGTTGTATCCTAGTTTAGAGAGTAAAAAGATAAAAAATCTTTATTTTGCAGGACAGATAAATGGAACTTCTGGATATGAAGAAGCTGCAGCTCAAGGATTTTTAGCAGGGGTAAATGCCAGTAGAAAAGTATTAGGGAAAGAACCTGTTATAATAGATAGAACAGAGGGTTACCTAGGGGTATTAGTCGATGATATAATCCATAAAAAAACTCCAGAACCATATAGAGTATTACCGTCTAGAGCAGAATACAGATTAACTCTTAGATTTGACAATGCATTTATGAGACTAATAGATAAAGCTAAAGAGATAGGTATTGTTTCTGAGGATAAAATTAAGTTTTTAGAGGACGCCAGAGAGACGGTAAGATATGAAGTTGAAAGAATAAATCAAATAAGTATCTCCATGAAACAGGCAAATGAAGTTTTAGAAAGTGTAGATGCCAAGGACAGATTTGGTAAAGGGGTAAAATTATCTGAACTATTAAAACAAAAAGAAGTTACCTATGATTCTTTGGGATTAATTATAGATGTTAAAGAGTTGCCTACATTTGTTAAAAACCAGATTGAAACTATAGTTAAGTACAATGCATTTATTGAGAGAGAAAAAACACAAATAGAAAAGTTTAGAAAATTAGAGAGTATGAAAATACCAGAAGGATTTAAATTTGAAACCATAGCAGGATTATCTAATATAGCCAGAGATGGATTAGAACAGATAAAACCGTTGTCTATTGGAGAAGCTACAAGGATAAGTGGGGTAACAGGAAATGATATAGCAATACTTATTACAAATTTAGAGAATATGAAATAA
- a CDS encoding cation:proton antiporter — MLNVLVSFLILFVGGVIVGKLVEKIYLPKLIGMIAFGCLANVYLKIIDPAALELGGVLKNLALVVVLLIAGLGIRKKQIKKVGRAAVLLSLIPVSVEGLAVMFLSIKFLGLPTIQAGILGFIIAAVSPAVLVPAMVDLIKRGLGEKKAIPQMLLTGASADDSVAIAMFTSFMGMYLGTSGGILKNLITIPISTAIGIVVGVIVAVIAGEISKKIKSEIFQTILVGGMAVGMRIIETTYHLRYFNSLLGIMVIGYVITNYYEWLGNNIMDGLGKAWSVGAVFLFTLVGTAIDPSLVGNIFYIGSVIVFISLIVRSIGVLIALIGTDLNMKERLFCVIAYLPKATVQSAKAGIPVQMGVVGGELIQAMAILSVIITAPVGAIGIRLSADKLLEKKIN; from the coding sequence ATGTTAAATGTTTTGGTTTCGTTTTTAATTTTATTTGTAGGTGGAGTAATAGTTGGAAAATTAGTTGAAAAAATATATCTGCCCAAATTAATAGGTATGATTGCATTTGGTTGTTTAGCCAATGTATATCTAAAAATAATAGATCCTGCAGCTTTGGAATTGGGGGGAGTTTTAAAAAATCTAGCTTTGGTCGTAGTATTATTAATAGCAGGTTTAGGGATTAGAAAAAAACAAATAAAAAAAGTAGGAAGAGCAGCAGTACTTCTCAGTTTGATACCTGTGTCAGTAGAGGGGTTGGCAGTTATGTTTTTATCCATAAAATTTTTGGGGCTGCCAACGATACAAGCTGGAATATTGGGATTTATAATAGCGGCAGTGAGTCCGGCAGTATTAGTTCCTGCCATGGTAGACCTGATAAAGAGAGGTTTAGGAGAAAAAAAAGCTATACCTCAAATGCTTCTGACAGGAGCTTCTGCAGATGATAGTGTAGCCATTGCTATGTTTACATCCTTCATGGGGATGTATCTAGGTACCAGTGGTGGAATTTTAAAAAATTTAATAACTATACCAATTTCTACAGCAATAGGAATAGTTGTAGGAGTTATAGTCGCTGTAATAGCAGGGGAAATATCTAAAAAAATAAAATCTGAAATCTTCCAGACTATATTAGTAGGAGGAATGGCAGTTGGAATGAGGATAATTGAAACTACATATCATTTAAGATACTTTAATTCCCTTTTAGGAATAATGGTAATTGGTTATGTAATAACTAACTATTATGAATGGTTAGGAAATAATATAATGGATGGTTTGGGAAAAGCCTGGTCAGTAGGAGCGGTATTTTTATTTACATTAGTAGGAACAGCTATAGATCCTTCACTTGTTGGAAATATATTTTATATTGGTAGCGTGATAGTATTTATATCTCTTATAGTAAGGTCAATTGGTGTATTAATAGCTCTGATAGGTACAGATTTAAATATGAAAGAGAGATTGTTTTGTGTAATAGCTTACCTGCCTAAAGCAACGGTTCAATCAGCTAAAGCTGGTATACCTGTTCAAATGGGTGTGGTAGGAGGAGAGTTGATACAAGCCATGGCAATATTAAGTGTAATTATAACGGCACCGGTAGGTGCTATTGGAATAAGGTTGAGTGCAGATAAATTATTGGAAAAAAAAATTAATTAA